From Chelatococcus sp. YT9, a single genomic window includes:
- a CDS encoding ABC transporter substrate-binding protein — protein MTDITARRLSRRSLLQVAGSSAAIIAFASTSLIAQDGSPKRIVAVGGAVTEILYALGTQDRIVGIDTTSLYPPSALKDKPNVGYMRQLSAEGVLSLSPDLVLVSAGSGPPPALKLLEEAGVRLVTVPDTPTAAGAIEKIQAIGRAIGLEAKASALANDVEKRFAAVAKARESVSRPVKVLFVLAMQSGRPLVAGTGTAADGMIGLAGATNIGAGFNGYKAMTDEAIITAAPDVVVMMAREGLHADPDTVFANAALSATPAGAARRLVTADGHWLLGFGPRTPEAVAYLMQAFYPDMPQVKALSASPNLPTEAGK, from the coding sequence ATGACCGATATCACCGCTCGGCGCTTATCCCGGCGCTCCTTGTTGCAAGTTGCCGGATCATCGGCCGCGATCATCGCCTTTGCGTCGACGAGCCTTATTGCCCAGGACGGGTCGCCAAAGCGCATCGTCGCCGTCGGCGGCGCTGTAACGGAAATCCTCTATGCACTTGGCACGCAGGATCGGATCGTCGGGATAGACACGACGAGCCTCTACCCGCCTTCCGCGCTGAAGGACAAGCCGAACGTCGGCTATATGCGCCAGTTGTCCGCGGAAGGTGTGCTGTCGTTGTCGCCCGATCTCGTGCTGGTCTCGGCAGGCTCAGGGCCGCCTCCGGCCCTCAAGCTGCTCGAGGAAGCCGGTGTCCGCCTCGTGACGGTCCCCGACACGCCCACCGCAGCAGGCGCCATCGAGAAAATTCAAGCGATTGGTCGCGCGATCGGCTTGGAGGCGAAGGCCTCCGCACTGGCAAACGATGTCGAGAAGCGCTTTGCCGCTGTGGCCAAGGCCCGCGAAAGCGTGTCACGCCCCGTCAAAGTGCTCTTCGTTCTCGCCATGCAGAGCGGCAGGCCACTCGTAGCCGGCACTGGCACGGCGGCCGATGGTATGATCGGTCTGGCAGGGGCGACGAATATCGGCGCGGGCTTCAACGGCTACAAGGCAATGACCGACGAGGCCATCATCACAGCGGCACCCGACGTGGTCGTGATGATGGCGCGCGAGGGCCTGCATGCCGATCCCGATACGGTGTTCGCCAATGCGGCACTCTCCGCCACCCCCGCGGGGGCCGCACGACGGCTCGTGACGGCCGATGGTCATTGGCTCCTAGGCTTTGGTCCTCGCACACCCGAGGCGGTGGCTTACCTGATGCAAGCCTTCTATCCGGATATGCCCCAGGTCAAAGCGCTTTCCGCGAGCCCGAATCTGCCCACCGAGGCGGGCAAGTAG
- a CDS encoding hemin uptake protein HemP, which translates to MNAQQLFGDKRELVIVHNGERYRLRITANDKLILTK; encoded by the coding sequence GTGAACGCCCAACAGCTCTTCGGCGACAAGCGCGAGCTGGTCATCGTCCATAATGGCGAACGCTACCGCCTGCGCATCACAGCCAACGACAAACTGATCCTGACAAAATGA
- a CDS encoding TonB-dependent hemoglobin/transferrin/lactoferrin family receptor, whose protein sequence is MFRATRLQALAFVSLSAMMAATAAQAQSPANQPVTSMSAPEDVITLDAITITATKTVETVVDTLAGASVVTRTDMDRFQASTISDALIGVPGVVAPMAVNDPGQSINIRGMQDFGRVNVLVDGARQNFQISGHNSNGTFYLDPELVGQIDVVRGPVSTIYGSGAIGGVASFRTRSIDDLLKPDEKFGMEQKFGVGTNGAGFLNSTSGAVRLGTNADLFGQFVYRNTNTYKDGNGDKVSDTGSELVAGLMKFNVRPADGHQISATALRQDYDYTNNGTSGAGTRWRNEVETGTYTLGYTFSRPDVPWLDLSIKGYYTETKLQQTTISPTSAYAALGVEPGDRASDRIRTHGFDINNTSRFTTGPLEHALTYGFDSSWDRVKTIDNAGGYVTALTPSGNRRLTGAFIQDELKYSDWLRVLGALRYDEYKLNGGGYESDGSRVSPKFTVGVTPVKGIELYGTYAEGYRAPSITETLIAGTHPFPAFNILPNPYLKPEVARNLEAGVNVKYNDVLKDGDTFRAKVNVFRNKIDDYIDMEETGSPYLVPFIPGMPSSVCNRAPQLCMPMYSYQYVNVARAKITGLELEAAYDWNWGFMTVAGTVLNGKNEITGGPLNSVSPDRISSTLGFRFFDDKLTLGTRLTLVDKTKKNVTNPEGGYGLVDLFASYQYNEDIRGDVVIQNLFDRQYTQYLNTEASPGLTAKFALTVRFASK, encoded by the coding sequence ATGTTTCGTGCGACCAGGCTGCAGGCTTTGGCTTTCGTATCCCTTTCGGCCATGATGGCGGCGACGGCTGCCCAAGCCCAATCGCCAGCGAATCAGCCGGTGACTTCAATGAGCGCGCCGGAAGATGTGATCACGCTCGACGCGATCACCATCACGGCAACGAAGACGGTCGAGACGGTGGTCGATACGCTGGCGGGTGCCAGCGTCGTGACCCGTACGGACATGGACAGGTTCCAGGCCTCGACGATTTCGGACGCTCTCATCGGTGTTCCCGGCGTTGTCGCGCCGATGGCCGTGAACGATCCCGGCCAATCCATCAACATCCGCGGCATGCAGGACTTTGGTCGTGTGAACGTGCTGGTGGATGGGGCGCGCCAGAATTTCCAGATTTCCGGTCACAACTCGAACGGCACGTTCTATCTGGATCCTGAACTCGTCGGCCAGATCGACGTGGTGCGTGGCCCGGTGTCGACGATTTATGGATCGGGCGCCATCGGCGGCGTCGCCTCCTTCCGGACGCGTTCCATCGACGATCTTCTGAAGCCAGACGAAAAATTCGGTATGGAACAGAAGTTCGGCGTCGGCACGAATGGCGCAGGCTTCCTCAACAGCACCTCTGGCGCGGTGCGCCTCGGCACGAATGCGGACCTGTTCGGCCAATTCGTGTACCGCAACACGAACACCTACAAGGACGGTAACGGCGACAAGGTTTCTGATACCGGCAGCGAGTTGGTGGCGGGGTTGATGAAGTTCAACGTTCGGCCAGCCGACGGGCACCAGATCAGCGCGACGGCTCTGCGCCAAGACTATGACTATACCAACAATGGCACAAGCGGCGCGGGCACACGCTGGCGCAACGAGGTCGAGACCGGGACCTACACGCTTGGCTATACCTTCAGCCGTCCGGACGTGCCGTGGCTCGACCTCAGCATCAAGGGCTATTACACCGAGACCAAGCTCCAGCAGACGACGATCTCGCCCACCTCCGCCTATGCGGCGCTCGGTGTCGAGCCGGGTGACAGGGCGTCTGATCGCATCCGAACCCATGGCTTTGACATCAACAACACCTCCCGGTTCACGACAGGCCCGCTCGAACATGCGTTGACCTATGGTTTTGACAGTTCATGGGACCGCGTGAAAACGATCGACAACGCGGGCGGATATGTCACGGCTCTCACGCCCTCGGGCAACCGTCGTCTCACGGGTGCGTTCATCCAGGATGAGCTGAAGTACAGCGACTGGCTGCGTGTGCTCGGTGCGCTGCGTTATGACGAGTACAAGTTGAACGGTGGCGGCTACGAGTCGGACGGCAGCCGCGTTTCGCCGAAGTTCACGGTGGGCGTGACACCGGTGAAGGGCATCGAGCTCTATGGTACTTACGCGGAGGGCTACCGCGCCCCTTCGATCACCGAGACGCTGATCGCAGGCACGCATCCATTCCCGGCCTTCAACATCCTGCCCAACCCCTATCTGAAGCCGGAAGTGGCGCGTAACCTCGAGGCGGGTGTCAACGTGAAATACAACGACGTCCTGAAGGACGGCGACACGTTCCGCGCCAAGGTGAATGTGTTTCGTAACAAGATCGATGACTACATCGATATGGAAGAGACAGGTTCGCCCTATCTCGTGCCCTTCATTCCCGGCATGCCGTCGAGCGTCTGCAACCGCGCACCGCAACTCTGCATGCCGATGTACTCCTACCAGTATGTCAACGTCGCTCGGGCCAAGATCACAGGTCTGGAGCTCGAGGCGGCTTACGACTGGAACTGGGGCTTCATGACGGTCGCAGGCACTGTTCTCAATGGCAAGAATGAGATCACGGGCGGTCCCCTCAACAGCGTGTCGCCAGATCGCATTTCCTCGACCCTCGGCTTCCGCTTCTTCGACGATAAGCTGACCCTCGGCACGCGCCTGACGCTGGTGGACAAGACCAAGAAGAATGTGACCAATCCTGAGGGCGGCTACGGGCTGGTCGACCTGTTCGCGTCGTATCAGTACAACGAAGACATCCGCGGCGATGTGGTGATCCAGAACCTCTTTGATCGCCAGTACACGCAATACCTGAACACCGAGGCGAGCCCGGGCTTGACGGCGAAGTTCGCGCTGACGGTGCGCTTCGCCAGCAAATAG
- a CDS encoding antibiotic biosynthesis monooxygenase: MFIAMNRFKVAFGSEEAFENVWLSRETHLEDLPGFVEFHLLRGPRGEDHVLYSSHTIWRSKADFEAWTKSEAFRLAHKGAGSSGALYVGHPQFEGFEVLQTVKPSGATAA, translated from the coding sequence ATGTTTATTGCGATGAACCGCTTCAAGGTAGCCTTCGGCTCTGAGGAAGCTTTCGAGAACGTCTGGCTGTCGCGCGAAACCCATCTGGAAGATCTTCCGGGCTTCGTGGAGTTCCATCTGCTGCGCGGTCCGCGTGGCGAGGACCATGTGCTCTATTCCTCGCACACCATTTGGCGCAGCAAGGCCGACTTCGAGGCCTGGACCAAGTCGGAGGCCTTCCGGCTCGCCCACAAGGGCGCGGGCTCAAGCGGCGCGCTCTACGTCGGCCATCCGCAATTCGAGGGTTTCGAGGTTCTCCAGACCGTGAAACCGAGCGGCGCAACCGCGGCCTGA
- a CDS encoding DUF2478 domain-containing protein, producing the protein MSQATRSMLPVAAIVYNKRGDADGILAALAGRLRQEGIPLAGLVQHNRFGDGATVPARMVAEDLASGRLIGISQPVGAAASGCRLDSRGLAEAAALAARSLPSAAFAILSKFGKAEVDGGGLRAEFIATLTHGIPLVTSVPTSRLSDWDAFLGSAWHRAGDVPAEAAARERLVDALVVWSLAQLEGVSLPLSVEGGL; encoded by the coding sequence ATGAGCCAAGCGACGCGATCGATGCTCCCGGTCGCAGCGATCGTTTACAACAAGCGAGGCGACGCGGATGGCATCCTCGCCGCGCTCGCCGGACGCCTACGGCAGGAGGGCATCCCTCTCGCCGGGCTCGTCCAGCACAACCGTTTCGGCGATGGGGCGACGGTCCCAGCCCGGATGGTTGCTGAGGATCTGGCGAGCGGCCGCCTCATAGGCATCTCACAGCCCGTGGGCGCCGCCGCGAGCGGTTGCCGCCTGGACAGCCGGGGACTTGCTGAAGCGGCGGCCCTCGCCGCCCGGTCGCTTCCGTCCGCGGCCTTCGCCATTCTCTCAAAATTCGGGAAGGCCGAGGTCGATGGGGGCGGGCTGCGGGCGGAGTTCATCGCCACCCTGACGCATGGCATACCTCTTGTCACTTCGGTTCCGACGAGCCGGCTCTCGGACTGGGATGCCTTTCTAGGGAGTGCGTGGCATCGCGCGGGCGATGTCCCGGCGGAAGCAGCTGCACGCGAGCGCCTCGTGGATGCACTCGTCGTCTGGAGCCTCGCGCAGCTGGAAGGCGTCTCCCTTCCATTGTCCGTCGAGGGTGGCCTATGA
- the mobA gene encoding molybdenum cofactor guanylyltransferase MobA — MTTSGGSPATAGLVLAGGRSRRMGTDKARLVLAGKPLLAHVLDRLVPQCVVIAVNTGGDALQGENAGHDIVKDSIPGQIGPLAGILAGLSWCASNHPDVAWMVSSTVDTPFLPHDLVRRLHQARAHAGADLACAASHGRRHHATTLWPVALAAELQDALTADAIRSVAAFTGRYRIAVAEWPSAVVDPFFNVNTPADRDEAERLAGLAG, encoded by the coding sequence ATGACAACCAGCGGTGGAAGCCCGGCAACGGCTGGGCTCGTGCTCGCTGGCGGGCGCAGCCGGCGCATGGGCACCGACAAGGCTCGGCTCGTGCTGGCTGGCAAGCCATTGCTTGCCCACGTCCTTGATCGCCTCGTCCCGCAATGCGTCGTGATTGCCGTCAATACTGGCGGCGACGCCCTGCAAGGGGAAAACGCAGGGCATGACATTGTCAAGGATAGTATTCCGGGCCAGATCGGCCCCCTCGCGGGTATTCTTGCCGGTCTGTCCTGGTGCGCGTCCAATCACCCGGACGTGGCGTGGATGGTGAGCAGCACCGTCGATACGCCGTTCTTGCCCCATGATCTGGTGAGACGGTTGCATCAGGCGCGTGCGCATGCCGGCGCCGATCTCGCCTGCGCCGCGTCGCACGGTCGACGCCACCACGCGACAACACTCTGGCCGGTCGCGCTCGCAGCAGAACTGCAGGACGCGTTGACGGCGGATGCTATTCGATCCGTGGCGGCATTCACCGGTCGTTACCGCATCGCCGTGGCGGAATGGCCCAGTGCGGTCGTGGACCCGTTCTTCAATGTGAATACGCCAGCCGACCGTGACGAGGCCGAGCGGCTCGCTGGGCTTGCCGGATGA
- a CDS encoding sulfurtransferase TusA family protein → MAINLDLRGLKCPLPVLHTRKALQRAAVGTELVITCTDPMAAIDIPHLLQQRGDRLVSQQRNGDTLIFTVERRSP, encoded by the coding sequence ATGGCGATAAACCTCGACCTGCGCGGTCTGAAATGCCCCCTGCCGGTGCTGCACACGCGCAAAGCTCTTCAGCGGGCTGCCGTCGGCACCGAACTTGTGATCACCTGCACCGACCCTATGGCCGCGATCGACATTCCCCATCTCCTGCAGCAGCGTGGTGATCGCCTGGTATCGCAGCAGCGCAACGGCGACACGCTAATCTTCACGGTCGAGCGCCGCAGCCCCTGA
- a CDS encoding cation transporter — translation MTTPIDTTGEQRLMRMSIIVTLVVASIGVLFGLLSGSMSILFDGVFSAIDAAMSLLSLGTMRLISRETSRRFQFGYWHIEPMVLALNGGVLMLLCFYAFLNAISDIVAGGRVLNFDLALVYATIVAIACFSMVFVERRKNRKLQSEFIRIDTQSWLMSGLITLALLVAFVTALAIEGTQFSPFIPYIDPLVLAVLTACLIFVPVKIVRNALSSIFQIAPAGLDEKVRGIVADVVARNGFLTYSSYVAKIGRALFVEIHIVVPKDFPVGSIGTLDVIRREIGDKVGGGGPQRWLTIAFTTDETLI, via the coding sequence ATGACGACACCAATCGACACGACCGGTGAGCAACGGCTCATGCGCATGTCGATCATCGTGACGCTCGTCGTTGCGTCAATCGGCGTGTTGTTCGGTCTCCTGTCCGGGTCGATGTCGATTCTCTTTGATGGGGTGTTCTCTGCGATTGATGCCGCGATGTCGCTGCTCTCCCTCGGCACCATGCGTCTCATCAGCCGCGAGACGAGCAGACGCTTCCAGTTTGGCTACTGGCACATCGAACCGATGGTCCTAGCGCTCAACGGCGGCGTCCTCATGCTGCTGTGCTTCTATGCCTTTTTGAACGCCATCAGCGATATCGTTGCCGGCGGGCGGGTGCTCAACTTCGATCTCGCGCTGGTTTACGCGACCATCGTTGCCATTGCCTGTTTCAGCATGGTCTTCGTCGAGCGTCGGAAGAACAGGAAGCTCCAATCGGAATTCATCCGCATCGACACGCAAAGCTGGCTGATGTCAGGCCTTATCACTTTGGCACTGCTCGTTGCCTTCGTGACGGCGTTGGCGATTGAGGGCACACAGTTCTCGCCCTTCATTCCCTATATCGATCCGCTTGTTTTGGCTGTGCTCACAGCTTGCCTGATCTTTGTTCCAGTCAAGATTGTCCGGAACGCGCTCAGCAGCATTTTTCAGATTGCGCCTGCCGGCCTTGATGAGAAGGTCAGAGGGATCGTCGCGGATGTCGTCGCACGCAACGGGTTTCTCACCTATTCGAGCTATGTCGCGAAGATCGGGCGAGCGCTGTTCGTAGAAATCCACATCGTCGTGCCGAAGGATTTTCCGGTTGGGAGTATCGGCACGCTGGATGTAATCCGGAGGGAGATTGGGGACAAGGTCGGCGGCGGTGGGCCACAGCGCTGGCTCACCATCGCCTTCACAACCGACGAGACGCTGATCTGA
- a CDS encoding glycerophosphodiester phosphodiesterase family protein → MTEIASHRGGAQCWPENSRLAFRQSAVLPVEFVEFDIHRSRDGVLVVHHDAKLGRTAEGTGAIADMDWDALKQVRLVGTDEETIPTFTEVLDILAQSPLKLRIELKNRADGSRYPGLEAEVVAVLAARSLMERTTFTSFDLDTLRDLAVAAPGRPLIFLVKESYFATHGRDVRALARKARAAGIGEIALRASQMQDDDLAICAEEGVRFGVFAAHDEPAISRAFAAGVSAFTTDRPDLAIALRP, encoded by the coding sequence ATGACAGAGATCGCCTCGCACCGCGGTGGTGCGCAATGCTGGCCGGAAAACAGCCGGCTCGCCTTCCGCCAATCCGCTGTTCTACCGGTGGAGTTCGTGGAGTTCGACATTCACCGCAGCCGTGATGGCGTGCTCGTGGTGCACCACGATGCGAAGCTCGGCCGTACGGCTGAGGGCACGGGGGCGATCGCCGACATGGACTGGGACGCGCTGAAGCAGGTGCGGCTCGTTGGCACCGATGAGGAGACCATTCCGACCTTCACTGAGGTTCTCGACATTCTGGCCCAGAGCCCGCTCAAACTGCGCATCGAATTGAAGAATCGCGCGGATGGCAGCCGCTATCCGGGCCTTGAGGCCGAAGTTGTCGCGGTGCTTGCCGCGCGCAGCCTCATGGAGCGCACGACCTTCACATCCTTTGATCTCGACACTTTGAGGGACCTGGCGGTAGCGGCCCCCGGACGACCGCTGATCTTTCTCGTCAAGGAATCGTATTTCGCCACACATGGCCGCGACGTCCGCGCCCTTGCGCGCAAGGCACGCGCCGCCGGCATCGGTGAAATCGCCTTGCGAGCCTCCCAGATGCAGGACGACGACCTGGCGATCTGCGCGGAGGAAGGTGTGCGCTTCGGTGTTTTTGCCGCGCATGACGAGCCGGCCATCTCCCGCGCTTTCGCGGCAGGCGTTTCGGCTTTCACGACCGACCGCCCAGATCTCGCGATTGCGCTGCGTCCTTGA
- a CDS encoding MurR/RpiR family transcriptional regulator produces MSLAEIIAAQQDKLSDADRRLVDVLLADKAAGSFLPAHLVALKAGVHASTAGRLARKLGFSSYRDMRGALQDTILADLDASVRVRRRLKRAEGHSLLASVVEGEISALAALPSQVSDADIVHAARLLRDANTILAFGEGHASSLAEIFVRRLVRSGYGARHVGHADWQAADALLSLTTEDIVVVFVFRHASPGASRVVDYARTIGATTLLVTDRHTGMPTCDMQLVAARGNEGEFHSLSVPMAICNTLILELSRTDHGRSLAKLAKVDTLQRMFREKQD; encoded by the coding sequence ATGAGCCTGGCAGAGATCATCGCAGCGCAGCAGGACAAGCTGTCGGACGCAGATCGACGGCTGGTCGATGTCCTACTTGCGGACAAGGCTGCGGGCAGCTTTCTGCCCGCCCACCTCGTTGCCTTGAAGGCCGGCGTCCATGCCTCGACGGCGGGTCGGCTTGCCCGCAAGCTCGGTTTTTCGTCTTACCGTGATATGCGCGGTGCGTTGCAGGATACGATCCTGGCGGATCTCGACGCGTCGGTGCGCGTGCGCCGGCGTTTGAAGCGCGCGGAGGGGCATTCGCTGCTCGCATCCGTGGTCGAGGGTGAGATCAGCGCATTGGCCGCGCTGCCGTCTCAGGTCTCTGACGCGGATATCGTGCATGCGGCGCGCCTGCTGCGTGACGCCAACACCATTCTGGCCTTTGGGGAGGGGCACGCCAGCAGTCTCGCCGAAATCTTCGTGCGTAGGCTCGTGCGCTCTGGCTATGGGGCGCGACATGTTGGCCATGCCGACTGGCAGGCAGCGGACGCGCTCCTGAGTCTGACCACCGAGGATATCGTGGTTGTGTTCGTCTTCCGCCATGCCAGCCCCGGCGCATCACGTGTGGTGGACTATGCCAGGACCATCGGTGCGACGACGCTTCTCGTGACGGACCGCCACACCGGCATGCCTACCTGTGACATGCAGCTCGTCGCGGCCCGTGGCAATGAGGGCGAATTCCATTCGCTCTCAGTTCCGATGGCAATCTGCAACACGCTGATCCTTGAGCTGTCGCGGACGGATCATGGCCGTTCGCTCGCCAAGCTAGCGAAGGTCGATACGTTACAACGCATGTTTCGAGAAAAACAAGATTAG
- a CDS encoding ABC transporter substrate-binding protein yields MKSRLSITTSWAALAAVLAVLPSLSARAAERPDVTVAVNELARALDPGERTGNVDVRAYYSIFDTLIRRDFAHPTADGGANLVPGLAESWSWTTPTTFDVKLRRGVKCHDGSPFDANDVLATFSPDRLWGEKPYYPDGRVYFGNFTGVDKLDDFTVRFTVAQHDPIMAHRLSSYMSFIICDEPWNAFKKDGVEAKVWMDEAAKALRWKPVGTGPYKFSEYQRNDRIKLVAFDEYYEGAPAAKSITFRSVPEVAARVAGLVAGDFDIAVEIPPDQWDSLKKYNDIVLKTEPLENSHVLQFNTNDPVLSDKKLRHAMSLAIDRKALIDALWKGQTYAPNGHQLPSFGPLYIKDNPGYDYNPELAKKLVGESSYKGQEISYRLIPNYYLYNVEAAQIIQEMWRAVGINARIDFLESFNEVRKPGAQVFAWSNTYRVPDPTGSILALWGPDTDNQKSWKFYGASEAFNTAARELQAESEEAKRKAIFARLLTAFQDDMPMTMLYNPVTGYAMKKTINWTPYSQYYMDFRPSNFSIVAK; encoded by the coding sequence ATGAAATCAAGGCTCTCCATCACGACATCATGGGCTGCTCTTGCTGCTGTCCTCGCTGTCCTGCCAAGCCTTTCTGCAAGAGCAGCCGAGCGGCCGGATGTGACCGTCGCGGTCAATGAGCTGGCGCGCGCGCTCGATCCCGGTGAGCGCACCGGCAATGTGGATGTTCGCGCCTATTACTCCATCTTCGATACACTCATCCGGCGTGATTTCGCTCATCCGACCGCCGACGGCGGCGCCAATCTCGTACCGGGTCTGGCGGAGAGCTGGTCCTGGACCACGCCGACAACCTTCGACGTCAAGCTCAGGCGCGGCGTCAAATGCCACGACGGCAGTCCCTTCGACGCTAACGATGTTCTGGCGACCTTCTCTCCGGATCGTCTGTGGGGCGAGAAGCCATACTACCCCGACGGCCGCGTCTATTTCGGCAATTTTACCGGCGTCGACAAGCTCGACGACTTCACCGTGCGATTTACTGTTGCGCAGCACGATCCGATCATGGCGCATCGTCTGTCGAGCTACATGTCTTTCATCATCTGTGACGAGCCGTGGAACGCCTTCAAGAAGGACGGTGTCGAGGCCAAGGTCTGGATGGACGAGGCCGCGAAGGCTCTGCGCTGGAAACCGGTCGGCACCGGTCCCTACAAGTTTTCGGAGTATCAGAGAAACGATCGCATCAAGCTCGTTGCCTTTGATGAGTATTATGAGGGTGCCCCCGCCGCCAAGTCGATCACTTTCCGCTCTGTGCCTGAAGTCGCGGCGCGGGTCGCCGGCCTTGTCGCCGGGGATTTCGACATTGCTGTCGAGATCCCGCCCGATCAGTGGGACAGCCTCAAGAAGTACAATGACATCGTGCTGAAGACCGAGCCGCTGGAAAACAGCCACGTGCTTCAGTTCAACACGAACGACCCGGTGCTCTCGGACAAGAAGCTGCGCCATGCGATGAGCCTTGCCATTGACCGCAAGGCGCTCATCGACGCCCTGTGGAAGGGACAGACCTATGCGCCCAATGGGCATCAGCTGCCGAGCTTCGGACCGCTCTACATTAAGGACAATCCCGGTTACGACTATAATCCCGAACTTGCCAAGAAGCTCGTTGGGGAAAGCTCCTACAAGGGGCAGGAAATATCCTATCGCCTGATCCCAAACTACTATCTCTATAACGTAGAGGCCGCGCAGATCATACAGGAAATGTGGCGCGCCGTGGGCATCAATGCTCGGATCGACTTCCTGGAAAGCTTCAACGAGGTCCGCAAACCTGGCGCACAGGTCTTTGCCTGGTCGAACACCTATCGTGTGCCGGATCCGACCGGTTCTATTCTGGCACTCTGGGGACCGGACACCGACAACCAGAAGAGCTGGAAATTCTATGGGGCAAGCGAGGCTTTCAACACCGCCGCGCGGGAACTGCAGGCCGAGAGCGAGGAGGCCAAGCGCAAGGCGATTTTTGCGAGGTTGCTGACGGCCTTCCAGGACGACATGCCGATGACGATGCTTTACAACCCCGTTACCGGCTACGCCATGAAGAAGACCATCAACTGGACGCCCTATAGCCAGTATTACATGGACTTTCGCCCATCGAACTTCTCAATCGTCGCGAAGTGA
- a CDS encoding ABC transporter ATP-binding protein: MTRERPREDGGPLLAVEDLTVGFRTTRGYADVLHAVSFRVEQGRTTCVVGESGSGKSVTCQAILGLLPRNGRRTGGRILFEGRDLAAADEASLERIRGRGIGMVFQDPLGSLNPLHTVGAQLRETLRLHTALSELQRQKRALELLAMVGIPEPEQRLASYVHQFSGGMAQRIMIAMALACEPQLLIADEPTTALDVTIQAQILDLLNRLKAELGMAILFITHDLGVVAEMADTVVVMRHGRVVETGPATRVLGAPEAPYTQTLLAAMPRLDVAAPVYRQRSTR, from the coding sequence GTGACCAGGGAACGCCCGCGTGAAGATGGCGGTCCGCTCCTCGCCGTCGAAGATCTGACCGTCGGCTTTCGCACGACGCGCGGCTATGCCGATGTTCTCCATGCGGTGTCCTTCCGTGTGGAGCAAGGTCGGACCACGTGCGTCGTTGGCGAAAGCGGCAGCGGCAAGAGCGTGACCTGCCAGGCTATCCTCGGCCTCCTGCCGCGGAATGGCCGCCGCACCGGCGGTCGCATCCTGTTCGAGGGCAGGGACCTCGCGGCCGCTGACGAGGCGAGCCTTGAGCGCATTCGCGGTCGCGGCATCGGCATGGTCTTCCAGGACCCGCTCGGATCGCTCAACCCATTGCACACGGTCGGGGCCCAGTTGCGGGAGACATTGCGGCTGCACACCGCGCTCAGCGAACTCCAGCGCCAGAAGCGGGCGCTGGAGCTCCTGGCGATGGTCGGAATTCCCGAGCCTGAGCAGAGGCTCGCGTCCTATGTCCACCAATTCTCCGGCGGTATGGCGCAGCGCATCATGATCGCCATGGCGCTGGCCTGCGAGCCGCAGCTGCTTATCGCCGACGAGCCGACTACGGCGCTGGATGTCACCATCCAGGCGCAGATCCTGGATCTCCTGAACCGCCTCAAGGCCGAACTCGGCATGGCGATCCTGTTCATCACGCATGACCTCGGTGTCGTCGCTGAGATGGCAGATACCGTGGTGGTCATGCGGCACGGCCGCGTGGTCGAGACGGGGCCAGCCACGCGTGTGCTCGGCGCGCCAGAGGCGCCTTACACGCAGACGCTCCTCGCTGCCATGCCTCGCCTCGATGTCGCCGCGCCAGTCTATCGCCAGCGGAGCACAAGATGA